A section of the Microbacterium sp. MM2322 genome encodes:
- a CDS encoding carbonic anhydrase, translated as MSANPTPSDVWSSMLAGNRRFVAGEPEHPRQDAERRHELAHVQRPTAALFGCSDSRLAAEIIFDEGLGDLFVVRNAGQVISDSVVGSLEYAVAVLGVPLIVVLGHDECGAVRAAIESTAPDAPALPAGIWRQVAPIVPAVRRVLQASPGTSSATVDAEEVGREHLRDTVAGILHSSELISDAVADGRLAVVGANYRLADGTAIPDVVVGEAG; from the coding sequence ATGAGCGCGAACCCGACCCCGTCCGACGTCTGGTCCTCGATGCTGGCGGGGAACCGCCGGTTCGTCGCGGGCGAGCCCGAACACCCCCGTCAGGACGCGGAGCGTCGCCATGAGCTGGCGCACGTCCAGCGCCCGACCGCGGCGCTGTTCGGGTGCTCCGACTCCCGACTGGCTGCCGAGATCATCTTCGACGAGGGGCTGGGCGACCTGTTCGTCGTCCGCAACGCCGGACAGGTGATCTCGGACTCCGTGGTCGGAAGCCTCGAGTACGCCGTCGCCGTCTTGGGCGTGCCGCTCATCGTCGTCCTCGGGCACGACGAATGCGGCGCCGTGCGCGCAGCGATCGAGTCGACCGCCCCCGACGCCCCCGCTCTCCCGGCCGGGATCTGGCGTCAGGTCGCGCCGATCGTCCCTGCCGTCCGCCGCGTCCTGCAGGCGTCTCCCGGGACGAGCTCGGCCACCGTGGACGCGGAAGAGGTCGGCCGCGAGCATCTGCGTGACACGGTCGCCGGCATCCTCCACTCCTCCGAGCTCATCAGCGACGCGGTCGCCGACGGCCGACTCGCCGTGGTCGGCGCGAACTACCGTCTCGCCGACGGCACCGCGATTCCGGACGTCGTCGTCGGCGAAGCCGGCTGA
- a CDS encoding class II fumarate hydratase gives MTDETDYRIEHDTMGEVRVPKDALYAAQTQRAVENFPISGSGLESTQIAALARIKKAAALANKDLGTLDGAIADAIAWAADEVVTGAYDVHFPVDTYQTGSGTSSNMNMNEVLATLATQKLGATVHPNDHVNASQSSNDVFPTSVHIAVTQALIDDLIPALDHLAVALEEKAEAWKSVVKSGRTHLMDATPVTLGQEFGGYARQMRLGIERVQSVLPRVGEVPLGGTAVGTGINTPLGFPQKVIELLAAETELPITEAKDHFEAQANRDGLVEASGALRTIAVSLTKINNDIRWMGSGPNTGLGEIHIPDLQPGSSIMPGKVNPVVPEATLMVAARVIGNDATVAWAGASGSFELNVAIPVMGTALLESIRLLSNAMRVLADKTVSGLEANVERAAAYAGMSPSIVTPLNKLIGYEAAAKIAKYSVAKGITVRDAVIELGYVERGELTEQQLDEKLDLLSMTHPG, from the coding sequence ATGACTGACGAGACCGATTACCGCATCGAGCACGACACGATGGGCGAGGTACGAGTGCCGAAGGACGCGCTCTACGCCGCTCAGACGCAGCGAGCCGTCGAGAACTTCCCCATCTCGGGGTCTGGTCTCGAATCGACGCAGATCGCCGCGCTGGCACGCATCAAGAAGGCCGCAGCCCTCGCGAACAAGGATCTGGGCACGCTCGACGGTGCGATCGCCGACGCCATCGCGTGGGCGGCCGACGAGGTCGTCACCGGCGCGTACGACGTGCACTTCCCGGTCGACACCTACCAGACCGGTTCGGGAACCTCGTCGAACATGAACATGAACGAGGTCCTCGCGACCCTCGCGACGCAGAAGCTCGGCGCCACGGTCCACCCGAACGACCACGTCAATGCGTCGCAGTCATCGAACGATGTCTTCCCGACCTCCGTGCACATCGCCGTGACGCAGGCCCTCATCGACGACCTGATCCCCGCCCTCGACCACCTCGCGGTCGCGCTCGAGGAGAAGGCGGAGGCGTGGAAGAGCGTCGTCAAGAGCGGGCGCACGCACCTCATGGACGCGACTCCTGTGACGCTCGGTCAGGAGTTCGGCGGGTACGCCCGGCAGATGCGACTCGGCATCGAGCGCGTGCAGTCCGTCCTCCCCCGCGTGGGCGAGGTGCCCCTCGGCGGCACCGCTGTCGGTACCGGCATCAACACGCCCCTCGGATTCCCGCAGAAGGTCATCGAGCTGCTCGCCGCAGAGACCGAGCTGCCGATCACCGAGGCCAAGGACCACTTCGAAGCACAGGCCAACCGCGACGGGCTCGTCGAAGCATCCGGAGCGCTCCGCACCATCGCGGTCTCGCTGACCAAGATCAACAACGACATCCGCTGGATGGGGTCGGGGCCCAACACGGGACTCGGCGAGATCCACATCCCCGACCTGCAGCCCGGCTCATCGATCATGCCGGGCAAGGTCAACCCCGTCGTCCCGGAGGCGACGCTCATGGTCGCGGCCCGCGTCATCGGCAACGATGCGACGGTCGCGTGGGCCGGGGCATCCGGGTCGTTCGAACTCAACGTCGCGATCCCCGTCATGGGTACAGCGCTCCTCGAGTCGATCCGGCTGCTCTCCAACGCGATGCGCGTGCTCGCCGACAAGACCGTGTCGGGCCTCGAGGCGAACGTCGAGCGGGCGGCGGCCTATGCCGGCATGTCGCCGTCGATCGTCACTCCGCTGAACAAGCTCATCGGGTACGAAGCAGCCGCGAAGATCGCGAAGTACTCGGTCGCCAAGGGCATCACGGTTCGCGACGCCGTCATCGAACTCGGGTACGTCGAACGCGGCGAGCTCACCGAGCAGCAGCTCGACGAAAAGCTCGACCTCCTCTCGATGACCCACCCTGGTTGA
- a CDS encoding HAMP domain-containing sensor histidine kinase: MNSAAAPPRRGTPGLGILLAVASAGLVGVGAAAFVVVLLTAPEAAGWTAVAWAVAAVPALAGIGTVGWAVLERRSLATLSAGETVEGAFEAQQRLLDDVRHELKTPITIVRGHLEMMDAADSDDVEAIRTLGMAELDRMTRLIGDIDVLAAVEGGQLSTGEVDLAALTLRVSEMVGVIGDHVWRVEQSADAVIRADGDRLLQAWVQLADNAAKYSPAGTTIEIGSAVHAAGAELWVRDHGPGIPPAVRHRIFRRFDRGVGKRHVGGSGLGLAIVDAIAKAHGGRCALADTPGGGATFTLEIPIGTRGALPSPIRAGDVLLQREATE; encoded by the coding sequence GTGAACAGCGCCGCCGCACCACCGCGACGGGGCACGCCGGGACTCGGGATCCTTCTCGCAGTCGCCTCGGCGGGCCTCGTCGGCGTCGGTGCGGCGGCGTTCGTCGTCGTGCTCCTCACCGCGCCCGAGGCCGCCGGATGGACCGCCGTGGCCTGGGCGGTCGCGGCCGTCCCGGCGCTGGCCGGGATCGGCACGGTCGGCTGGGCGGTCCTGGAGCGACGCAGCCTCGCCACGTTGTCCGCCGGCGAGACGGTCGAGGGTGCGTTCGAGGCGCAGCAGCGCCTGCTCGACGACGTCCGCCACGAACTGAAGACGCCGATCACGATCGTGCGCGGCCACCTCGAGATGATGGATGCCGCCGATTCCGACGACGTCGAGGCGATCCGGACACTCGGCATGGCGGAACTGGACCGGATGACGCGACTCATCGGCGATATCGACGTGCTTGCCGCCGTCGAGGGCGGTCAGCTCTCCACCGGAGAGGTGGACCTCGCCGCTCTCACACTGCGGGTCTCCGAGATGGTCGGCGTCATCGGGGACCATGTGTGGCGCGTCGAACAGTCCGCCGATGCAGTGATCCGCGCCGACGGCGACCGTCTGCTGCAGGCCTGGGTGCAGCTCGCCGACAATGCGGCGAAGTACTCCCCCGCCGGGACCACTATCGAGATCGGCAGCGCGGTCCACGCGGCGGGTGCAGAGCTCTGGGTCCGCGACCACGGCCCCGGCATCCCTCCCGCGGTGCGTCACCGGATCTTCCGCCGCTTCGACCGTGGGGTCGGCAAGCGTCACGTCGGGGGGTCCGGGTTGGGCCTCGCGATCGTCGACGCCATCGCCAAGGCGCACGGCGGGCGATGCGCATTGGCCGACACGCCCGGCGGCGGTGCTACGTTCACCCTGGAGATACCGATCGGCACCCGGGGGGCGTTGCCGTCCCCCATCCGCGCCGGCGACGTGCTGCTGCAGCGAGAGGCCACTGAATGA
- a CDS encoding response regulator transcription factor, protein MTRILIVDDEPHIVSLVSRAVHAEGFDAVGVEDGPEALELALAGDIDLIVLDVGLPTMDGFDVLRELRGAGHTTPVIMLTARSGTSDTIEGLDAGASDYVPKPFAVAELMARVRSRLRDSAALAPTSLTRGSVTLDILSRRATVDGREVELSTREFALAEQFLRNAGEVLTREVLLSRVWGLDFDPGSNVVDVYVRYLRAKLGADHIVTVRGEGYRWE, encoded by the coding sequence ATGACCCGCATCCTGATCGTCGACGACGAACCGCATATCGTGTCGCTCGTCTCGCGCGCCGTGCATGCGGAGGGGTTCGACGCGGTCGGCGTGGAGGACGGTCCCGAGGCTCTCGAGCTCGCACTCGCCGGCGATATCGACCTCATCGTGCTCGATGTCGGGCTCCCCACGATGGACGGGTTCGACGTCCTCCGAGAGCTCCGCGGGGCCGGTCACACGACACCGGTCATCATGCTGACGGCGCGCAGCGGCACGAGCGACACGATCGAGGGGTTGGATGCCGGGGCCAGCGACTATGTCCCGAAGCCGTTCGCGGTCGCCGAGCTGATGGCGCGCGTGCGTTCGCGGCTGCGCGACAGCGCGGCCCTCGCGCCGACCTCGCTCACCCGCGGCAGCGTGACTCTCGACATCCTGTCGCGCCGCGCCACCGTCGACGGCCGCGAGGTGGAACTCTCGACGCGCGAGTTCGCGCTCGCTGAGCAGTTCCTCCGGAACGCGGGCGAGGTGCTCACCCGCGAGGTGCTCCTGAGCCGCGTCTGGGGTCTGGACTTCGATCCCGGCTCGAACGTCGTCGACGTCTACGTCCGCTACCTCCGCGCCAAGCTCGGCGCCGACCACATCGTGACCGTGCGCGGCGAGGGCTACCGCTGGGAGTGA
- a CDS encoding PhoH family protein: protein MTTRAPEKQRYQDESAEAAEDQDLRTYVLDTSVLLSDPRALFRFAEHSVVLPVVVVTELERKRHDPEIGYFARQALRHLDELRVEHGRLDFPVPVGEDGTLRVELTNTDPTVLPAGMRLGDNDTRILSVAMHLSQEGQAVTVVSKDLPMRVKAASLGLHAEEYLAEQAVDSGWTGIASIDLSGDEVSDLYDSEVGVSEDVRGLPVNTGLVIHSERGSALGRVTGDGSYKLVRGDRDVFGLHGRSAEQRIAIDLLSDPEVGIVSLGGRAGTGKSALALCAGLQSVLEQQQQKKIIVFRPLFAVGGQELGYLPGDQQEKMNPWGQAVFDTLGSVVTGNVLEEVVARGLLEVMPLTHIRGRSLHDAFVIVDEAQSLERNVLLTVLSRIGQNSRVVLTHDVGQRDNLRVGRHDGIASVIETLKGHDLFGHVTLMRSERSAIAALVTDLLEAGELS, encoded by the coding sequence GTGACCACACGAGCACCTGAGAAGCAGCGTTACCAGGACGAGTCCGCGGAAGCGGCAGAGGACCAGGATCTCCGCACCTACGTGCTGGACACCTCCGTCCTTCTGAGCGATCCGCGCGCACTGTTCCGCTTCGCTGAGCACTCCGTCGTGCTGCCGGTCGTCGTCGTCACCGAGCTGGAGCGCAAGCGACACGACCCCGAGATCGGCTACTTCGCGCGGCAAGCCCTGCGCCACCTCGACGAACTGCGCGTCGAGCACGGTCGACTCGACTTCCCGGTGCCCGTCGGTGAGGACGGCACGCTCCGCGTCGAACTCACGAACACCGATCCGACCGTTCTGCCCGCCGGGATGCGGCTGGGCGACAACGACACCCGCATCCTGTCGGTCGCGATGCACTTGAGCCAGGAGGGACAGGCCGTCACGGTCGTCTCGAAGGACCTGCCGATGCGCGTCAAGGCCGCCTCTCTCGGCCTGCACGCCGAGGAGTACCTCGCCGAGCAGGCCGTCGACTCGGGGTGGACGGGGATCGCCTCCATCGACCTCTCGGGCGACGAGGTGAGCGACCTCTACGACAGCGAGGTGGGCGTGAGCGAGGACGTGCGCGGGCTCCCCGTCAACACGGGCCTCGTCATCCACTCGGAGCGCGGGTCCGCGCTGGGCAGGGTCACCGGTGACGGGTCGTACAAGCTTGTCCGCGGCGATCGGGACGTCTTCGGCCTGCACGGTCGGTCCGCCGAACAGCGCATCGCCATCGACCTGCTCTCCGACCCGGAGGTGGGAATCGTGTCGCTCGGTGGACGGGCCGGTACCGGGAAGTCGGCGCTCGCGCTCTGCGCAGGCCTCCAATCGGTGCTCGAGCAGCAGCAGCAGAAGAAGATCATCGTCTTCCGTCCGCTGTTCGCCGTCGGCGGCCAGGAGCTCGGCTACCTGCCCGGCGATCAGCAGGAGAAGATGAATCCCTGGGGCCAGGCGGTGTTCGACACGCTCGGATCCGTGGTGACGGGCAACGTCCTCGAGGAGGTCGTCGCGCGGGGATTGCTCGAAGTCATGCCGCTCACCCACATCCGTGGCCGGTCGCTGCACGACGCGTTCGTGATCGTCGACGAGGCGCAGTCGTTGGAACGGAACGTCCTGCTCACCGTCCTCAGCCGCATCGGCCAGAACTCCCGCGTCGTGCTGACCCATGACGTCGGGCAGCGCGACAACCTGCGGGTGGGGCGTCACGACGGCATCGCGTCGGTCATCGAGACTCTCAAGGGTCACGACCTGTTCGGCCATGTGACGCTCATGCGGTCGGAGCGCTCGGCGATCGCTGCCCTCGTCACCGATCTGCTGGAGGCCGGGGAGCTCAGCTGA
- a CDS encoding isoprenyl transferase, with protein MTRAPSTQGRGLLYRLYSSRLRREIEARTVPHHVAMMIDGNRRWARQLGYTTVSHGHRAGAAKMHEFLRWCDELGIQVVSLYLLSTDNLVKRDSQELTDLIEIIADLADTLSQEPGWRVKHVGRADVLPPDLASGLRTAEERTRENTGLHVNLAVAYGGRGEIVDAVRSIIAKHDDKGGSLEELAESLTPEQIGEHLYTGGQPDPDLVIRTSGEQRLSDFLLWQSAHSEFYFVEALGPDLREVDFLRAIRDFGDRDRRFGS; from the coding sequence GTGACCCGCGCCCCCTCGACTCAAGGACGCGGTCTGCTGTACCGGTTGTACAGCTCTCGCCTGCGGCGTGAGATCGAGGCGCGGACGGTCCCGCACCACGTCGCGATGATGATCGACGGCAATCGGCGGTGGGCACGTCAGCTCGGCTACACCACCGTCTCGCACGGCCACCGCGCCGGCGCCGCGAAGATGCACGAGTTCCTCCGCTGGTGCGACGAGCTCGGCATCCAGGTCGTCTCGCTGTACCTCCTGTCCACGGACAACCTCGTGAAGCGGGACTCGCAGGAGCTGACCGACCTGATCGAGATCATCGCCGACCTCGCCGACACCCTCTCGCAGGAACCGGGTTGGCGGGTCAAGCACGTCGGCCGCGCCGACGTCCTGCCCCCCGACCTGGCGAGCGGGCTCAGGACGGCGGAGGAGCGGACGCGGGAGAACACCGGTCTGCACGTGAACCTGGCGGTCGCATATGGCGGCCGAGGCGAGATCGTCGACGCGGTTCGGAGCATCATCGCGAAGCACGACGACAAAGGCGGCTCTCTCGAGGAGCTCGCCGAGAGCCTCACACCCGAGCAGATCGGCGAGCACCTGTACACGGGCGGGCAGCCCGACCCCGACCTCGTGATCCGTACCTCCGGAGAGCAGCGCCTCAGCGACTTCCTGCTGTGGCAGTCGGCGCACAGCGAGTTCTACTTCGTCGAGGCACTCGGGCCCGACCTCCGCGAGGTGGACTTCCTCCGCGCGATCCGCGACTTCGGCGACCGCGACCGGCGTTTCGGCAGCTGA
- a CDS encoding hemolysin III family protein, whose protein sequence is MPQLPLLEAAAVDSQVEVRPTWRGWIHAGTFPVAIVAGIALIVLAEGTPAKWAAAVFMVTSLLLFGNSAVYHRFDWGPRTKSILKRIDHANILLLIAGTYTPIATLALAPSQGALLLVLVWSGAFVGILFRVFWINAPRWLYVALYLLLGWAAVMYLGDLLRASVTMMVLVVVGGLLYTGGAIVYALKRPNPWPGHFGFHEIFHVCTVLAFLCHWTACMLISVSPLSPSLGLPG, encoded by the coding sequence ATGCCTCAGCTGCCCCTCCTCGAGGCGGCAGCCGTCGACAGCCAGGTCGAGGTCAGACCGACCTGGCGCGGATGGATCCACGCCGGCACGTTCCCCGTCGCCATCGTCGCCGGCATCGCGCTCATCGTGCTCGCCGAGGGCACGCCCGCCAAGTGGGCGGCCGCCGTGTTCATGGTGACGTCGCTCCTGTTGTTCGGGAACTCGGCGGTGTACCACCGCTTCGACTGGGGTCCCCGGACGAAGTCGATCCTGAAGCGCATCGACCACGCCAACATCCTGCTGCTGATCGCCGGTACGTACACGCCGATCGCCACCCTCGCCCTCGCGCCGTCGCAAGGAGCACTGCTTCTCGTCCTGGTCTGGTCGGGCGCGTTCGTCGGCATCCTCTTCCGAGTGTTCTGGATCAACGCGCCGCGCTGGCTGTACGTCGCCCTGTACCTCCTGCTCGGCTGGGCTGCCGTCATGTACCTCGGCGATCTCCTCCGCGCCAGCGTCACGATGATGGTGCTCGTCGTGGTCGGCGGGCTGCTCTACACCGGTGGGGCGATCGTCTACGCGCTGAAGCGTCCCAATCCGTGGCCCGGGCACTTCGGGTTCCACGAGATCTTCCACGTCTGCACGGTCCTGGCGTTCCTCTGCCACTGGACCGCGTGCATGCTGATCTCGGTGTCGCCGCTCAGCCCTTCGCTGGGCCTTCCGGGCTGA
- a CDS encoding DUF4307 domain-containing protein encodes MTLTDVDRKLAERYGRTRSARSRRWSWVIVGVIAVAATGLLGWSTVSNAINTVDADTTGFTLIDEHTVEVRIQVSIRPDTRVACSLEAQDPEHGIVGFKVVELTASDDHTRSVTERIPTIAEATTGFVRSCWIL; translated from the coding sequence ATGACCCTGACCGACGTCGACCGCAAGCTCGCCGAGCGGTACGGGCGCACCCGGTCGGCGAGGTCCCGCCGGTGGTCGTGGGTGATCGTCGGTGTCATCGCTGTCGCGGCGACGGGACTGCTCGGCTGGTCGACCGTCTCCAATGCCATCAACACGGTGGATGCCGACACCACCGGCTTCACCCTCATCGACGAGCACACCGTCGAGGTCCGGATCCAGGTGTCGATCCGCCCCGACACCCGGGTGGCGTGCTCGCTCGAGGCGCAGGACCCGGAGCACGGGATCGTGGGGTTCAAGGTCGTCGAGTTGACGGCATCCGACGACCACACCCGGTCTGTCACGGAACGCATTCCGACGATCGCCGAGGCCACGACGGGTTTTGTCCGCTCCTGCTGGATCCTCTAA
- the greA gene encoding transcription elongation factor GreA gives MSDTFLTQEAYDRLAAELEHLSTTGREEIAKRIESAREEGDLKENGGYHAAKDEQGKQEARIRTLQQLLKDAKVGVAPESDGTVLSGTVVTAVVAGGEEVFLLGNREIGANSELDVYSEASPLGEAILGLREGAKTSYTAPNGREIAVEIVKVETYTGQ, from the coding sequence GTGTCCGATACGTTCCTGACCCAGGAGGCCTACGACCGCCTCGCCGCCGAACTCGAGCACCTCTCGACGACGGGTCGCGAGGAGATCGCGAAGCGCATCGAGTCGGCCCGCGAAGAGGGCGATCTCAAGGAGAACGGCGGCTACCACGCGGCGAAGGACGAGCAGGGCAAGCAGGAAGCCCGCATCAGGACCCTGCAGCAGCTGCTGAAGGACGCCAAGGTGGGCGTCGCCCCCGAGTCGGACGGCACGGTGCTCTCCGGCACCGTCGTCACCGCCGTCGTCGCCGGCGGCGAAGAAGTCTTCCTCCTCGGCAACCGCGAAATCGGCGCCAACAGCGAGCTCGACGTCTACAGCGAGGCATCCCCCCTCGGCGAGGCCATCCTCGGCCTCCGCGAGGGTGCGAAGACGAGCTACACCGCCCCCAACGGGCGCGAGATCGCCGTCGAGATCGTGAAGGTCGAGACCTACACGGGTCAGTGA
- the ilvA gene encoding threonine ammonia-lyase, translating to MSEQAKLAAPTLADFEAAAIELAGVVSRTPVEDSDFLSGVLGAPVHLKLENLQRTGSFKIRGATYRLSRLTADERARGVVAASAGNHAQGVALGAQTLGIAATIFMPLGVPVPKLLATRGYGADVILEGATFETPLRLAQEFAERTGAVFIPPYDNHDIIIGQGTLGLELMDEIPGLETVVVGIGGGGLAAGVAAAVKARAAAEGRTVRVIGVQAENSAGYPGSLIAGRPLDAEHTSPTIADGIAVKRPGTIPFDIIRDLVDEVVTVSDDDIARAILVLIERAKQVVEPAGAVGVAAILTGKISASGPTAAILSGGNIDPLLLQRVVAHGLAASGRYMTLQIPLPDRPGQLARVSELLSVVGANVIEVLHTRHGQGLQISEVILQLSVETRGEEHRAQVLAILQDAGYAPTVVPN from the coding sequence GTGAGCGAACAGGCGAAGCTCGCCGCCCCGACCCTGGCGGATTTCGAGGCCGCAGCGATCGAGCTCGCGGGAGTGGTGTCGCGGACTCCCGTGGAGGATTCCGACTTCCTCTCCGGCGTCCTCGGCGCCCCCGTGCACCTGAAACTCGAGAATCTGCAGCGCACGGGATCGTTCAAGATCCGCGGCGCCACCTACCGGCTGTCCCGCCTCACTGCCGACGAGCGTGCCCGCGGCGTCGTCGCCGCGTCGGCGGGCAACCACGCGCAGGGAGTCGCCCTCGGCGCCCAGACACTCGGCATCGCGGCGACCATCTTCATGCCGCTCGGTGTGCCGGTCCCGAAGCTCCTCGCCACCCGCGGCTACGGCGCCGACGTGATCCTCGAGGGTGCGACTTTCGAGACGCCGCTCCGACTGGCGCAGGAGTTCGCCGAGCGGACGGGTGCCGTGTTCATCCCGCCGTACGACAACCACGACATCATCATCGGGCAGGGGACGCTGGGCCTCGAGCTCATGGACGAGATCCCGGGACTCGAGACGGTTGTCGTCGGTATCGGCGGGGGAGGCCTGGCGGCCGGTGTCGCTGCGGCCGTCAAGGCCCGCGCCGCGGCCGAGGGCCGCACCGTTCGCGTCATCGGCGTGCAAGCCGAGAACTCGGCCGGTTATCCCGGTTCGCTCATTGCAGGTCGTCCCCTCGACGCGGAGCACACCTCACCCACGATCGCCGACGGCATCGCCGTCAAGCGGCCCGGGACGATCCCGTTCGACATCATCCGCGACCTCGTGGACGAGGTGGTGACCGTCAGCGACGACGACATCGCGCGCGCCATTCTCGTGCTCATCGAACGCGCCAAGCAGGTCGTCGAGCCGGCGGGTGCTGTCGGCGTCGCCGCGATCCTCACCGGGAAGATCTCCGCGTCGGGTCCGACGGCGGCGATCCTGTCGGGCGGCAACATCGACCCGCTGCTGCTGCAGCGTGTCGTCGCGCACGGGCTCGCGGCATCCGGCCGGTACATGACCCTGCAGATCCCACTGCCAGACCGACCCGGCCAGCTGGCACGCGTCTCGGAGTTGCTCTCGGTCGTGGGTGCGAACGTCATCGAGGTCCTGCACACCCGGCACGGCCAGGGCCTGCAGATCAGCGAGGTGATCCTGCAGCTCAGCGTCGAAACGCGCGGCGAGGAGCACCGCGCTCAGGTGCTGGCGATCCTGCAGGACGCCGGATACGCGCCGACCGTCGTCCCCAACTGA
- a CDS encoding AI-2E family transporter, producing MSSADDKPRNGFFDSLRARTVSTDVSGTVPRGLKVATAYAWRFLVLAAAIAVIIWIVIQLRLLIIPLLAAILITALVWPVFTLLLRRLPRWLSLILTLLLTVAVISGLLWVAIWQITRDAASVRDRTVAGIGEFRDYLIQGPLHLTGREIDDAVRQAFGLIQEQAQLLWSGAMAIGSTLGHVATGILLTLFILICVLADGGGIWRWVVRLFPTRARAAVDGAGRAGWRTVITYARTQLLVATIDAVGIGVGAALLGVPLAAPIGVLVFLGAFIPFVGAVLTGALAVFLALVYNGPWIALWMLVIVLGVQQIEGHILQPLLMGAAVKVHPLAVVLAVAGGAMIAGIAGAVFAVPMAAFVNVVWLYLSRRGWERPVNPGPDDLIWSTVPRSRRMTA from the coding sequence GTGAGCTCCGCCGACGACAAGCCCCGGAACGGCTTCTTCGACTCCCTTCGCGCCCGCACAGTCTCGACCGACGTGTCGGGCACGGTTCCTCGCGGACTGAAGGTCGCGACCGCCTACGCCTGGCGCTTCCTCGTGCTCGCAGCGGCCATCGCGGTGATCATCTGGATCGTCATCCAACTGCGGCTGCTCATCATCCCGCTGTTGGCGGCGATCCTGATCACCGCCCTTGTGTGGCCGGTGTTCACCCTGCTGCTGCGGCGGCTGCCTCGCTGGTTGTCGCTGATCCTCACGCTGCTGCTGACGGTCGCGGTGATCAGCGGCCTCCTCTGGGTGGCCATTTGGCAGATCACCCGTGACGCGGCATCCGTCCGCGACCGGACGGTCGCGGGAATCGGGGAGTTCCGCGACTACCTCATCCAGGGGCCCCTGCACCTCACGGGTCGCGAGATCGACGACGCCGTCCGCCAGGCGTTCGGACTGATCCAGGAGCAGGCGCAGCTCCTCTGGTCGGGGGCGATGGCGATCGGGTCGACGCTCGGACATGTGGCCACCGGCATCCTGCTAACGCTGTTCATCCTGATCTGCGTCCTCGCGGACGGCGGCGGGATCTGGCGCTGGGTCGTCCGACTGTTCCCGACGCGCGCGCGTGCCGCGGTCGACGGTGCCGGGCGTGCGGGATGGCGGACCGTCATCACGTACGCCCGGACCCAGCTCCTGGTCGCCACGATCGATGCGGTCGGGATCGGCGTGGGCGCAGCGCTGCTCGGCGTCCCTCTCGCGGCGCCCATCGGCGTGCTCGTCTTCCTGGGCGCGTTCATCCCGTTCGTGGGTGCGGTCCTCACGGGGGCTCTCGCCGTCTTCCTCGCGCTCGTCTACAACGGGCCGTGGATCGCCCTGTGGATGCTCGTCATCGTTCTCGGCGTCCAGCAGATCGAGGGGCACATCCTGCAGCCCTTGCTCATGGGCGCCGCCGTGAAGGTCCACCCGCTCGCTGTCGTCCTCGCCGTCGCGGGCGGCGCCATGATCGCCGGCATCGCCGGAGCCGTGTTCGCGGTGCCGATGGCCGCGTTCGTCAACGTCGTCTGGCTCTATCTCTCCCGCCGAGGGTGGGAACGCCCGGTGAATCCCGGGCCCGACGATCTGATCTGGAGCACCGTGCCACGAAGCAGGAGGATGACCGCGTGA
- a CDS encoding LemA family protein, with protein sequence MEYLIPVLVVVALIVIVGVYLWATYNSLVALAVRVDEAWSDITVQLKRRADLLPNLIETVKGYAAHEKAVFENVTHARAETLTATTPADAGVAEGHMQQALKSLFAVAEAYPQLQASQNFLQLQQAVVDTEDKIQASRRFYNGGVRELNTKIKVFPNNLFARRLGFGEREFFEVVDGAAIAEPPRIQF encoded by the coding sequence ATGGAATACCTCATCCCGGTCCTCGTGGTCGTCGCCCTCATCGTCATCGTCGGCGTCTACCTCTGGGCCACTTACAACTCCCTTGTCGCCCTGGCTGTGAGGGTGGATGAGGCGTGGAGCGACATCACGGTGCAACTCAAGCGCCGTGCCGATCTGCTGCCGAACCTCATCGAGACCGTCAAGGGATACGCCGCCCACGAGAAGGCGGTCTTCGAGAACGTCACGCACGCCCGGGCCGAGACGCTCACCGCGACCACCCCCGCCGATGCAGGCGTGGCCGAAGGGCATATGCAGCAAGCGCTGAAGTCGCTGTTCGCCGTTGCTGAGGCCTACCCCCAGCTGCAGGCGAGTCAGAACTTCCTCCAGCTGCAGCAGGCGGTCGTCGACACCGAGGACAAGATCCAGGCTTCGCGCCGGTTCTACAACGGCGGCGTGCGCGAGCTGAACACGAAGATCAAGGTGTTCCCGAACAACCTCTTCGCCCGTCGTCTCGGTTTCGGCGAGCGGGAGTTCTTCGAGGTCGTGGACGGCGCGGCGATCGCCGAGCCCCCGCGGATCCAGTTCTGA